A window of the Jeotgalibacillus aurantiacus genome harbors these coding sequences:
- a CDS encoding sensor domain-containing diguanylate cyclase, which produces MDSQLYHAPCAFAILELDGRIIEANKMLGEFTGQATDGLAQKHMSSLLTLPSRLYFQTYFMPVLSSQGRVEEMYLTLKTDGEPLPVLINAQQRDGQIECVLVKMKTRDDFENELIRSKRNVEKVLENTDQAYSELQNLINELEGKREEITAANARLENLAMIDPLTNLKNRRFFEDAVQSFIQWADTKRFEFTFVILDIDHFKRVNDQYGHPVGDQVLQELSWKLEQEIREGDVLARLGGEEFVILLANVGSDKAQKVAERIRANVESHMWSHTPVTISIGITDYQEGDQRKDLFLRADQALYHSKQNGRNQVTVIPGKQ; this is translated from the coding sequence ATGGATAGCCAGCTGTATCATGCACCATGTGCTTTTGCTATTCTGGAATTGGACGGAAGGATCATAGAAGCGAATAAAATGCTGGGAGAATTTACGGGACAAGCAACGGATGGTCTTGCTCAAAAACACATGAGTTCATTGCTGACACTGCCTTCCCGCCTATATTTTCAAACCTATTTTATGCCTGTCCTGTCGTCTCAGGGAAGAGTAGAGGAGATGTACTTGACACTGAAAACAGATGGTGAGCCACTGCCGGTTCTGATTAATGCACAGCAACGCGACGGGCAGATTGAATGTGTGCTCGTTAAAATGAAAACCCGTGACGACTTTGAAAATGAACTGATCCGTTCGAAGCGTAATGTGGAAAAAGTACTTGAAAATACGGATCAGGCATATTCAGAACTGCAAAATCTCATTAATGAACTCGAAGGAAAACGGGAAGAAATTACAGCTGCCAACGCTCGACTCGAAAATCTGGCTATGATTGATCCGTTAACGAATTTAAAAAACAGACGCTTTTTTGAAGATGCTGTTCAATCATTTATTCAGTGGGCTGATACAAAAAGGTTCGAATTCACTTTTGTGATATTAGATATTGATCATTTTAAACGGGTTAATGATCAATATGGACATCCTGTAGGCGATCAGGTGCTGCAGGAGCTTTCATGGAAGCTTGAGCAGGAAATCCGTGAAGGAGATGTACTTGCACGCTTAGGCGGCGAGGAGTTTGTAATTCTACTAGCCAATGTCGGATCAGACAAGGCGCAGAAGGTTGCAGAAAGAATCCGTGCCAATGTGGAGTCTCACATGTGGTCGCACACACCTGTCACGATCAGTATTGGCATCACGGACTATCAGGAAGGTGATCAGCGTAAGGACCTATTTTTACGTGCTGACCAGGCATTGTATCATTCTAAACAAAATGGACGAAATCAGGTCACCGTCATCCCGGGCAAGCAGTAA
- a CDS encoding alpha/beta fold hydrolase, producing MNVLSRNHITVRGKGTQPLVFAHGFGSSQEAWSQVSPAFENDYKVILFDYVGSGRSDKKAYSEERYQSLNGYADDLIEVCESLNLSDVTVIGHSVSGMISTLASLKRPDLFKQLFMIAPSPRYLNEPGYHGGFTRDEISGLLDMMEKNFKEWAKYLAPVAAKNANRPHLAENFEHQLLSNDQKIARQFAEATFLVDMRDVLKDVTLPVTILQPSDDTIVPHEVAVFLDQQFQDSRLIILKATGHNPHISHPEEVVKYIHQTMI from the coding sequence ATGAATGTTCTGTCGAGAAATCACATAACGGTTAGAGGGAAGGGAACGCAGCCTCTGGTTTTTGCACATGGGTTTGGCAGCAGTCAAGAGGCGTGGAGTCAGGTCAGCCCTGCATTTGAAAACGACTATAAGGTTATTTTATTTGATTATGTCGGATCTGGACGATCTGATAAAAAAGCGTATTCTGAAGAACGATATCAAAGCTTAAATGGTTATGCCGATGACCTGATTGAAGTGTGTGAGTCGTTAAATTTATCTGATGTTACTGTGATCGGCCATTCCGTCAGTGGGATGATCAGTACACTTGCTTCGTTAAAGAGACCGGATCTTTTTAAGCAGCTGTTTATGATTGCCCCATCTCCGCGTTATTTAAATGAACCGGGTTACCACGGAGGGTTTACCAGGGATGAGATTTCAGGCTTACTGGATATGATGGAGAAAAACTTTAAGGAATGGGCAAAATATCTGGCGCCGGTTGCTGCGAAAAATGCAAACCGTCCTCATTTGGCGGAAAACTTTGAACATCAGCTATTATCGAACGATCAAAAAATTGCCCGGCAATTTGCTGAAGCAACATTTTTAGTGGATATGAGGGACGTGTTAAAGGATGTAACACTTCCTGTCACCATTCTCCAGCCGAGTGATGACACGATTGTTCCTCATGAAGTTGCGGTGTTTCTTGATCAGCAGTTTCAGGACAGCCGACTCATTATTTTAAAGGCGACTGGACACAATCCGCATATCAGTCACCCGGAAGAAGTGGTAAAATATATTCATCAAACAATGATATAA
- a CDS encoding class I SAM-dependent methyltransferase has protein sequence MKNTPEESFDQLAQAYDQEVDHASPFNTHYERPAMMKELPDDLTGLSVLDAGCSAGWYAEQLVERGAEVTGIDVSSEMVKAAKNRLKDHASFLQHDLTQPLPFEDESYDVVISSLTLHYLEDWNRIMGEVRRVLKPGGTFLFSTHHPFMDFIQMNEENYFKKKLLHDEWTKGGKTVEVSFYRRSLQEIVQQTIRYFDLLDLIEPQPLKEMEQIKADRYEYLTKNPHFLMIKAGKR, from the coding sequence GTGAAAAATACTCCTGAAGAATCGTTCGATCAGCTTGCTCAGGCCTACGATCAGGAGGTGGACCATGCGAGCCCGTTTAATACCCATTATGAAAGACCCGCCATGATGAAAGAGCTGCCGGATGATTTAACCGGACTCAGTGTCTTAGATGCAGGATGTTCGGCGGGCTGGTATGCAGAGCAGCTTGTTGAACGGGGAGCTGAAGTTACGGGAATTGATGTTAGCAGTGAAATGGTAAAGGCTGCTAAAAATCGTTTGAAGGACCATGCATCTTTTCTTCAGCATGATCTGACACAGCCGTTGCCGTTTGAAGATGAATCTTATGATGTCGTGATCAGTTCATTGACACTTCATTATCTTGAAGACTGGAATCGTATAATGGGTGAAGTAAGAAGGGTGTTGAAGCCTGGCGGAACGTTTTTATTTTCTACCCACCATCCATTTATGGATTTCATTCAAATGAATGAAGAAAACTATTTTAAAAAGAAATTACTCCATGACGAGTGGACAAAAGGTGGGAAAACGGTTGAGGTGTCTTTTTACAGAAGGTCTTTGCAGGAAATCGTTCAGCAGACAATCAGGTATTTTGATCTGCTGGATCTGATTGAGCCTCAGCCATTAAAAGAAATGGAGCAGATAAAGGCTGATCGATATGAATATTTAACAAAAAATCCTCATTTTCTCATGATAAAAGCAGGAAAAAGATGA
- a CDS encoding LVIVD repeat-containing protein, with product MKFKKALFTTSIAGALAFGAISPALAHDSLDDSGAVKGERGVFSNDEIKNLSDAYLEGSKNVSTLTESAAKQIKELNGVQNNTADVYAHKGYAYVGTHTANGGNGGVRVFDLQDPNNPEEVAVFAHDDVPGTWQEKVIVKSVNTPEFKGDLAVVSVQQRNRTREDTSGGFLLYDVTDPTNPEKLGFWEVYDRTAGTHELYLSAKNGKAYVYTANPYADYYSHGEQRDFQIVDVTDPKNPETVWQFDPRTLPEVSEDFDGYNWASPDGKTRPVFNHSVVTDDNGDYAFVSMWDLGTIIFDVKDPENPKYLGRTDFASEQQGSAHSATLAKGGNILIETREVYNPTKPGYEESYGYTRIFDIKDKTNPKLLSEFKTDLTDNVEDGVTFGNTVHDPKVHGNTLYLSHYAGGVYMVDISNPSEPKQIGQYKPDQADVWGVFVDRNYVLASDMGQGLKVLTRGKGGAPTTDN from the coding sequence ATGAAATTCAAAAAAGCTTTATTTACGACTTCTATCGCCGGTGCACTCGCATTTGGCGCAATTTCTCCAGCACTTGCTCACGACTCACTTGATGACAGTGGGGCTGTAAAAGGAGAACGCGGTGTATTCTCAAATGATGAAATTAAAAACCTGAGTGATGCCTATTTAGAAGGATCAAAAAATGTATCTACTCTTACTGAGTCAGCAGCTAAACAGATCAAAGAACTGAATGGGGTACAGAATAATACAGCAGACGTCTACGCGCATAAAGGGTATGCCTACGTCGGTACACACACGGCTAATGGAGGTAATGGCGGGGTCCGCGTATTCGACCTTCAGGATCCAAATAACCCTGAAGAAGTCGCAGTATTTGCTCATGATGATGTTCCTGGAACATGGCAGGAAAAAGTCATTGTAAAGAGTGTAAACACACCTGAATTCAAGGGAGATCTTGCCGTTGTCAGTGTGCAGCAGCGTAACCGCACCCGTGAAGATACATCAGGCGGCTTCCTGCTTTATGATGTAACGGATCCGACTAATCCTGAAAAACTCGGGTTCTGGGAAGTGTATGACCGCACTGCAGGTACTCACGAACTTTACCTATCTGCGAAAAACGGAAAAGCTTACGTTTACACTGCCAATCCATACGCTGATTACTACAGCCACGGCGAACAGCGTGACTTCCAAATCGTTGATGTCACAGACCCTAAAAACCCTGAAACAGTATGGCAATTCGATCCAAGAACCCTTCCTGAAGTATCCGAGGACTTTGATGGATACAACTGGGCTTCTCCGGACGGCAAAACACGCCCAGTATTTAACCACTCTGTCGTAACAGATGATAACGGCGATTACGCATTTGTTTCTATGTGGGACCTTGGCACAATCATCTTTGACGTAAAAGATCCTGAAAACCCGAAATACCTTGGCCGCACTGACTTTGCATCTGAACAGCAGGGTTCTGCCCATTCCGCAACACTTGCCAAAGGCGGTAACATTCTGATTGAGACACGTGAAGTGTATAACCCGACGAAACCGGGCTATGAAGAGTCATACGGCTATACGCGAATTTTTGATATCAAAGATAAAACAAATCCAAAACTGTTAAGCGAATTTAAAACCGACCTGACAGATAATGTTGAAGACGGCGTGACATTCGGAAATACTGTTCATGATCCAAAAGTTCACGGTAACACCCTTTACCTGAGCCACTATGCAGGTGGTGTCTATATGGTAGACATCTCAAATCCTTCTGAGCCAAAACAAATTGGTCAGTATAAACCTGACCAGGCAGACGTATGGGGCGTCTTCGTTGACCGCAACTACGTACTTGCCTCTGATATGGGACAGGGACTAAAAGTGTTGACGCGTGGAAAAGGCGGAGCACCAACTACAGATAACTAA